The genomic window AAGGTCTTCAGAGATTTCAGCAAGTATTTTCGGGTTGTTGTAATTTGTCACGGCTTTTACTATGGCAGCAGCTCTTTTTTTAGGATCACCAGATTTGAATATTCCAGACCCTACAAAGACTCCGTCACAACCGAGTTGCATCATAAGAGCAGCATCTGCAGGAGTTGCTACACCACCAGCAGCAAAGTTCACCACAGGAAGTTTTCCTTTTTCGTGAATATTTCTTACTAGGTCTAAAGGAGCACCGAGTTCTTTTGCAGCATTGTATATTTCATCACTGCTCATTGATCTTATTCTTGCTATTTCAGAATTCATGGCTCTCATATGCTTTACGGCTTCGACCACGTCTCCTGTACCTGGCTCTCCTTTTGTTCTTATCATAGAGGCACCCTCTGCAATTCTTCTAAGAGCCTCCCCAAGGTTTTTCGCTCCGCAGACAAAAGGTACCTGAAATTTTGACTTATCTATATGTAACTTGTCATCTGCAGGAGTGAGTACCTCACTCTCATCTATATAATCTACCTCTATAGCTTCTAAAATCTGCGCTTCTACAAAGTGTCCTATCCTAACTTTTGCCATGACAGGTATAGAGACTGCAGCCTGTATCTCTTTTATCATTTTTGGGTCTGACATACGTGACACTCCACCAGCTGCCCTTATATCTGCCGGTACCCTTTCAAGAGCCATTACTGCACATGCTCCAGCTTCCTCTGCTATTTTTGCCTGCTCAGCATTAATGACATCCATAATTACTCCCCCCTTTAGCATCTGAGCAAGATTTTTGTTTAATTCATATCTTTTGTTTTCCATGACTCCCCCTTTTATAAAACGATACAAAATGTTATAATTGTATTGTTGCAAATAGAATTTTGAATTGATTTAAATTGATTATCTTACATAATTTGATGGATGTCAACTGACTAAAACTATAATTGTATCGTTACAATCATCGGGGGGATAAATAATGTATGATTTCAAGGTGGATAAAAAAGCGGGCAATAAGCTTTATATACAAGTTTTTGAAGGGATAAAAAAGATGATCGAAGACGGGAAATTTGAGAGGGATCAGAGGCTCTTAACTATAAGGGCAGCCTCTTTGAATCTTTCTGTAAATTCATCTACAATTGTGAAAGCTTATGATATTTTAGAAAAGGAGGGGTATCTCTACAAAATAGTGGGAAGTGGATGTTATGTAGCAGCAGAAAAACTTCCGGAAAAATTTCATTTTGAAGAGGAGGAAGATAGCGGTATAAATTACAGTCAGTTGGATTTGGAGGAAGTTATAAATTTTGCCAGTGCCACTCCATCATCAGAACTTTTCCCCTTAGAAGATTTTAAATATGCCATAAACTCTGTTCTAGAGAGAGACGGAGGCGAAGTCTTTTCATATCAGGATCCAAAAGGTTACGGACCGCTTCGTGAAGAGATATCAAGGTATTTAAGTGAAAAAAATATAAAGACTGATAATATACAGATAGTGTCAGGTTCACAACAGGCTATAGACATAGTTGGAAAAATGCTTATAAAACCCGGAGACAAAATTATAGTAGAAGGGCCCACATATTCTGGAGCGGTAACTTCCTTTAAAAAGGCAGGAGCACATATAATAACAATCCCCTTAGAAAAAGATGGGATGGACATGAAAAAATTGAAATCCACCCTTGAGAAGGAGAGGGAGATAAAATTCATTTATACTATGATGAATTATCATAATCCCACTGGTATATGCTGGAGTGAGACTAAAAAGAAGAAACTTCTCAAAATGGCCTTTAAAAATAATATTTTTATCGTGGAAGATGACTGTATGTCAGAAATTTATTATGGGGATTATAACCCTCTGAGCCTTAAAAGCATAGATGAGAAAGAAAAAGTAATCTATATAAAGAGTTTCTCAAAAATTTTTATGCCGGGTCTGAGGCTTGCCTTTATGGCTCTTCCAAAAGAACTTTCAGAAACAGCTGTTTCTGTAAAATATATGGCGGATATATCAAGCTCAGGTCTGAACCAGAGAGCCTTCCATTATTATATGAAAAAAGGTTGTATTTACCGCCATTTAGATTTAATCAGGAAAACTTTTTCTCAAAGATATGCCGTTATGAAAGAAGAGATCAAAAATATACCACAGCTCAAGATAGTTTACGAAGCAGAGGGAGGACTCTTCTTCTGGATAAAAATACCCGAGTGGATGGACAGTGAAAAATTTTATAATATAGCTCTTAAAAAGGGTGTAGCCTTTTTGCCAGGGAGGGTATTTTATCAGAAGAATGATCTCAGTCCCTATCTCAGGATAAGTTTTGCAGGAGTCGATGAAGGGGAGATAAAAACCGGGATGATATATTTTAGGGAGGCCTTTGAAGAATACCTAGGAAAGAGAGGAGTGAAATCACCTTTAGTATAAAAATTTAATAAGAGTTGCGGGACAGAGCTATTTAAGTTTTAATGTTTTTTGAAGGAACAAATTTATGTGAGTGGTAAAGTGTGTATAGAGGTGGTTAATATGTTTGATAAAATATTAGAAGCCATGGAAATGGAAAAAGAGATATATTTTCTTCCGAAAAAAGAGTATTTTTATGATATGGAACGGGAAGAGATCATGGAAAGACTAAAAGGTGTCCTTCAAAAAGGAGCTAGAATAATATTATCAAAAAATAGGTGTCTTTATACATTAGAAGGGAAATTTTTACTACTGACTCTCATTGACCCCAAACTCTGCTTTACAAATACTGGGATCAAAGATGAAAAAGGTGAGCCATTTTCTGAGGACGAAATAATAGACAAAAGTGATGGCCTGATAGAGGGGCTAACAAAGGATAAAGCGGAAGGTCTTTTAGAGTCGCTTTTAGAGGAATGCTACAAGGTTAAATTATAATTTTCACTTTATTTGATTTTTTTCTACTAATATGTTATATTATCTTTGGTTAAATAAAAAAACACTCGTATAATTCCGAAATAAGGTCGGGAGTCTCTACAGCTAACCGTAAATTAGCTACTATGAGTGAAAAGATAAAACAGGCATAGTTTAGGGTGCACTGAGTTATTTTCTTTCACTTATAGGAGGAAAATAACTTTTTTTATTTTCCTCTGTGATGTTATATGAGTAAAACTAAGGTTTTAGGAGGAATTAATCAATGAAAAACAGGTCACCTTATCACTTGGACGGAGTACCACCGCTAAAAGTAGCATTTCCTTTAGGACTTCAGCACATTTTAGCTATGTTTGTCAGCAACCTTACACCAATCATTATCGTATCTGGGGTTTTAGGTCTTCCTCAGGAACAGAAAACATTCCTTATTCAGTGTACTATGTTAGTAGCTGGTCTAAACACTATGATTCAGGCTTACAGTCTTGGACCTATAGGGGCTAGACTTCCAGTTGTAGTTGGTACAAGTTTTGCTTTTGTGCCTGTAGCTATCTCTATCGGGACGAAGTACGGTTTTGAAGCTGTTTTAGGAGCTGCCCTTGTAGGGGGGATATTTGAGGCTCTTCTTGGATCGGTTATCGGTAAAATAAGAAAATTTTTTCCACCTATCGTTACAGGTGTGGTTGTTCTTTCTATAGGTCTTTCACTACTTCCAGTAGGGATCAAATATTTTGCAGGTGGAGTAGGGGCAGCAGATTTTGGATCTCCAGTTAATATGACAATAGGAATGGTAGTTCTTCTCACTGTTATATTCTTCAAACAGTTTACTAAGGGAATAACAAGTACAGCATCTGTTGTGATCGGTACTGTTGTAGGATTTATTGTAGCGGCTATCTTTGGAAAGATAGACCTAAGCGCAGTTTCTCAGGCAAACTTTTTTATAGTGCCAAAGCCTTTCACCTATGGATTTACCTTCCATCTTGATGCAATACTGGCTATGGTCCTCATGTTTGTAGTTTCTGCAGTTGAGACCGTAGGAGATATGTCGGGAGTAACTATGGGTGGTGCAGGTAGAGAGACCACTGACAAAGAGCTTTCTGGAGGAATTATGGCAGACGGTTTAGGTAGTGCCCTAGCTTCTGCATTTAGTATTCTTCCTACGACGTCTTTTAGTCAGAATACAGGTCTTGTGGCTATGACTGGGATAATGAGCAGACACGTAGTTGCTGTGGGAGCATCTCTGCTTGTTATGGGAGCCTTTATTCCAAAAATAGGTGCACTATTTACAATCATCCCTCCTAGTGTTATAGGTGGAAGTCTGGTTATGATATTTGCAATGATATCAATAAGCGGAATCAATCTAATAACAAAAGATAAACTTCAAGGCAGAAACAGTGTTATTATAGCCGTTTCATTAGGACTTGGATTTGGACTAGGAAGCGTACCAGAAGCTCTATCTCACTTTCCTCATACAATACAGTTGATATTCGGTGGATCAGGAATAGTTGTATCAGGTGCAATTGCACTAATATTAAATATAATTTTACCTCAAGATGAAGTTGCTGAAAATGTAACTGAAGCAAAATTAAAAAATGCTTAATATTATCCGTATAAAAACGTGCTTTATTGCGCATTTTTTTGTTTCTCAATAAGTTTAATTGGATATAAAATTCTTTACAACTCCAGGTACAGATACTTTAATACTTAATGCATGCAACAAAGTTCTCGAAGAAGATGGTGCTAATGCACTTCAGTACAGTACCAACGATGGGTGTCTTTATCTTCGTGAACATTTCCAGGGGATATAAGGAAAAATCTTACAGTACCAAATTTTCAGAAACCTATAGTTCTTAAAAAAGAGAAAAGACTGATAATGTAAAAAAGGCTCCACGTGGAGCCTTTTTTTATAGAAGAAA from uncultured Ilyobacter sp. includes these protein-coding regions:
- the pdxS gene encoding pyridoxal 5'-phosphate synthase lyase subunit PdxS; amino-acid sequence: MENKRYELNKNLAQMLKGGVIMDVINAEQAKIAEEAGACAVMALERVPADIRAAGGVSRMSDPKMIKEIQAAVSIPVMAKVRIGHFVEAQILEAIEVDYIDESEVLTPADDKLHIDKSKFQVPFVCGAKNLGEALRRIAEGASMIRTKGEPGTGDVVEAVKHMRAMNSEIARIRSMSSDEIYNAAKELGAPLDLVRNIHEKGKLPVVNFAAGGVATPADAALMMQLGCDGVFVGSGIFKSGDPKKRAAAIVKAVTNYNNPKILAEISEDLGEAMVGIGIHSLRDEEKMSERGW
- a CDS encoding PLP-dependent aminotransferase family protein, giving the protein MYDFKVDKKAGNKLYIQVFEGIKKMIEDGKFERDQRLLTIRAASLNLSVNSSTIVKAYDILEKEGYLYKIVGSGCYVAAEKLPEKFHFEEEEDSGINYSQLDLEEVINFASATPSSELFPLEDFKYAINSVLERDGGEVFSYQDPKGYGPLREEISRYLSEKNIKTDNIQIVSGSQQAIDIVGKMLIKPGDKIIVEGPTYSGAVTSFKKAGAHIITIPLEKDGMDMKKLKSTLEKEREIKFIYTMMNYHNPTGICWSETKKKKLLKMAFKNNIFIVEDDCMSEIYYGDYNPLSLKSIDEKEKVIYIKSFSKIFMPGLRLAFMALPKELSETAVSVKYMADISSSGLNQRAFHYYMKKGCIYRHLDLIRKTFSQRYAVMKEEIKNIPQLKIVYEAEGGLFFWIKIPEWMDSEKFYNIALKKGVAFLPGRVFYQKNDLSPYLRISFAGVDEGEIKTGMIYFREAFEEYLGKRGVKSPLV
- a CDS encoding nucleobase:cation symporter-2 family protein — protein: MKNRSPYHLDGVPPLKVAFPLGLQHILAMFVSNLTPIIIVSGVLGLPQEQKTFLIQCTMLVAGLNTMIQAYSLGPIGARLPVVVGTSFAFVPVAISIGTKYGFEAVLGAALVGGIFEALLGSVIGKIRKFFPPIVTGVVVLSIGLSLLPVGIKYFAGGVGAADFGSPVNMTIGMVVLLTVIFFKQFTKGITSTASVVIGTVVGFIVAAIFGKIDLSAVSQANFFIVPKPFTYGFTFHLDAILAMVLMFVVSAVETVGDMSGVTMGGAGRETTDKELSGGIMADGLGSALASAFSILPTTSFSQNTGLVAMTGIMSRHVVAVGASLLVMGAFIPKIGALFTIIPPSVIGGSLVMIFAMISISGINLITKDKLQGRNSVIIAVSLGLGFGLGSVPEALSHFPHTIQLIFGGSGIVVSGAIALILNIILPQDEVAENVTEAKLKNA